One part of the Candidatus Dormiibacterota bacterium genome encodes these proteins:
- a CDS encoding rhomboid family intramembrane serine protease yields the protein MIPLKDDNPTRSVPFVTVVLILANTAVFVYQLLLPPEASKSLIAGLGLTPALLTEALLHDPGRLGRAGVTLLTAMFLHGGILHVALNMLYLWIFGNNIEDVMGHGRFVLFYLGCGLIASLTQVAAAPHSKIPMIGASGAISGVLGAYLVMFPVARVLTLVFLVFFVRVVSFPAVIVLGFWFLLQLVNAGQMSAGGGVAVLAHIGGFVTGLVLIPAFRRRRPRQSLF from the coding sequence GTGATCCCCCTCAAGGACGACAACCCGACACGCAGCGTTCCCTTCGTGACGGTCGTCCTCATTCTCGCAAACACCGCCGTGTTCGTCTACCAGCTGCTGCTCCCGCCGGAGGCTTCCAAGAGCCTGATCGCCGGGCTGGGACTCACACCCGCCCTGCTGACCGAGGCGCTCCTGCACGATCCGGGGCGGCTCGGCCGCGCCGGCGTGACGCTGCTGACGGCGATGTTCCTGCACGGCGGTATCCTGCACGTCGCGCTGAACATGCTGTATCTGTGGATCTTCGGGAACAACATCGAGGACGTCATGGGTCACGGCCGCTTCGTTCTCTTCTATCTAGGGTGCGGCCTGATCGCCTCACTCACGCAGGTGGCGGCGGCGCCGCACTCGAAGATCCCGATGATCGGCGCGAGCGGGGCCATCTCGGGCGTCCTGGGGGCCTACCTCGTGATGTTCCCGGTGGCGCGCGTCCTGACGCTCGTCTTCCTCGTCTTCTTCGTTCGTGTCGTCTCGTTCCCTGCGGTCATCGTGCTGGGCTTCTGGTTTCTCCTGCAGCTCGTCAATGCCGGACAGATGAGCGCGGGCGGCGGCGTGGCGGTGCTGGCGCACATCGGAGGATTCGTGACCGGGCTCGTCCTCATCCCGGCGTTCCGTCGCAGACGCCCGCGGCAGAGCCTCTTCTAG
- a CDS encoding AAA family ATPase — MIPMKSRRTPLRPKRATHRATHPAARAKQPLPILVVGLTGPNASGKGEVATFLAASGFDVHSLSDAVREEATRRGLDHSRDNLIRVGVDLRSEHGPGALALGVLPRLKGRAVVDSIRNPGEVEVLRRLPRFLLLGIDAPQALRFERSLLRGRLGDGATLDEFARKEERENSTTPAGQQLLATLALADVLIDNDGTIADLRRKVRRALRAHGLETASV; from the coding sequence ATGATTCCAATGAAGAGCCGTCGGACGCCCCTGCGCCCGAAGAGGGCGACTCATCGGGCAACACACCCGGCAGCGCGCGCTAAGCAGCCGCTCCCCATTCTGGTCGTGGGCCTCACCGGTCCCAATGCCTCGGGCAAGGGAGAGGTCGCGACATTCCTCGCCGCGTCAGGGTTCGATGTCCATTCCTTGTCCGATGCCGTGCGCGAGGAAGCGACCCGCCGCGGACTGGATCACAGCCGCGATAACCTCATCCGCGTCGGTGTCGACCTGCGGTCGGAGCACGGTCCCGGTGCTCTGGCGCTGGGCGTGCTCCCGCGCCTGAAGGGGCGCGCTGTGGTCGACTCGATCCGCAACCCGGGGGAGGTCGAGGTCCTGAGGCGGCTTCCGCGCTTCCTTCTCCTGGGAATCGACGCGCCCCAGGCGCTGCGTTTCGAGCGCTCTCTCCTGCGCGGCCGGCTGGGGGACGGCGCGACCCTGGACGAGTTCGCGCGCAAGGAAGAACGCGAGAACTCCACCACGCCGGCCGGACAGCAGCTCCTGGCGACGCTGGCCCTGGCCGACGTCCTGATCGACAACGACGGCACGATCGCCGACCTGCGGCGGAAGGTGCGGCGGGCGCTGCGCGCCCACGGGCTCGAGACTGCTTCGGTCTAG